The segment ttgtatgatacatgtatattgttttaatttgttttgtataaaaaaaaataaataccttGTCCTCAAACTCTCCAACTTGGCTTTGAACAATAGTTTCCTGAGACTTGTATTTCGTTTTGTAATCCTCCAGTTCTTTTTCAGTTTGTCTAAGGATCAATTTTAGATCTCTGTTTTCACTTTCAAAAGCTAAGAACagacaattttcaaatttactgGCACAATAAAAACCATAAACAGAAAGAAGGAATCAGACAACAATATTTCGTGAATATGTGCATTCCCCTGAAAGTAAATGCACGCTTAATATATATACTGTGGTATCACTCATTTCATCAAGACAATTTCAATGGTTTGTCAAAAGTTCATAGTGGTATAattgtatgatacatgtaaatgtagtgGTTTCATAATTTGTTTAGAATGTAAATTTGTTGGTAGGAAGAAGTCACATCTATGTGACCATAGATTCTAATTATTGGTATTTCACAGCAGATGAGATTAATTTTACCTTGTGATTTAATTTTCACCTCATCCATTTCTTGATTTAGACTTTTAGAAagtttattcaatttttctgtAGTTTCACTTAGCAAAGCCCTCTCTCTTTCAAGAATCTACAAAACATTTGCATTGATTGGATGTTACATCTCCTAAAATGTGTAATTCAAATCATATTTGACAACAACATGAACAGGTTTAATTCTGAGACCTCGGTGAGCTTGGCGTTCTGGTGGTCGACTTTAGAGATGTGCTGCTGGAGTTGTAACGTCTCTGTCTCCATGTCCATCACTCGCTGGTTCAGAGCTCCATTCTGTTcctgtacatgtgtataaataaaaagagaTGACATGTCATAACATAAAGGTATTTTGAACTCAttcctacatgtatttcaagtaCGCAGATGTTTCATTAATTACAGAAAACACCGCATTATATGGGCGCTACCTCTGCTCCCAGAAACCAATTTTCCATTATTGTATATTGGATATTAATGGAATGACAACAGGAATGTGCACACAGAAATACAACACTAAGCATCctaatgtaaaaattgaaaaaaatactctACCATTATACTGCagtcaaaatattcaaaatgtgtctagaaagtagaaaaaaaacaacactactctttttgatatattttaggtCTATAATGATGAAGCTCTGACCTGCAGCTGTTTGATCTCCTCGATCAGTGTAGCGTGATGCTCCTCAGTCATGGTCTCTGGTTCACACTGCTCAAAGATGCCCTCATTCTCCTCAAATGGAATGGTGTCATTCAGTGAGGGGGTGCTGTTGGTGGAACAGGGGGCACAGATCTCTCTGTTCCTTAACTTCTTCACCACTTTCTTAGGTGTTGTAATTGTCTAGCGAAGATTCAATAAAGCCAGCACATGCATCAAACTGCTTAGCTAAACGGGTTAGGCTATAACTTTTGGTAGTTCCTATCATAGTTAAAACTTACAATGCAAagcctacatgtatatcataaagTTGTAAATGAATAAAAGACAGTAACCAATATTTCCTAATAAAGactaataaataagaaaaataaaataaagatctTAATCTTGAGTTCTGAAGTACAAACTTTGTTTAACGTTCAGTCACAACAGAATTGTAATACATTGCATCAGTAATGAATACTAAAAATTAAtccctatatattttttaacacgTTAATGTTTACTGACATCAAAACTACTGAGAACTTACCTTTACGACCTGTAAATGTCTCTCTTTCATAACATCATGCTCCACTTGAGTCCGAATCTGATAAGACTCGAGTACAAATTTGAGATCAGCATGAGCCTTCCGGACGGACGCTAACTCGGACTGCTGCTCCATTTCTCTCTTTTCCCATTCATCCTGAGcttgtttcattttttctttcatcttcACAGGAGTATAGAAATTCATTAAGCTTTTTCAGGAATTTAAGATGCctttgatattaatttatatcattatgcattacaatttcaaaatttatattttgtcaTTGGTCATCAAGAATctgaatatttttcaacatatgAAATCAGAATTCTCCTTTATTGTTAAGTTATGAACTATGAATTAAGAAGTGCAATTATTGTACCTCCTCATTTTCCTCTGTGAGTTTCTCCACCTGTGACTTGTACTTTTCAATAGTAGCTTTGGACATATTGTCAGCTGCTGATGGGGTGAGCTTTGGGGTCTGGGAGATGGGCTTTTCTTCTCCTGTAATACACACTTATATTCAAACATGTTGAGacaaagtaaaaattaatatcattggCAAGGTATTAATATAAGAGTTTCCTAACATTATTCATACTTTTCAGTTTCTCTTTAGTTCTCTAACAAATAATTCAAGACCTAAGATATTAAGTCCTTTCTGTTCCTCTTGGAAATTCCTGAATTTTCTATTCATATAGATGTTTAAGATGTTTACTGACATTATTAAAGAATTCAATGAACCTTTTGCTCCTCTAGAAGTTACCTGCATTACACTGACTTTCTGTTCCTTTAGGAAATCCTTGACTTTACACTAACCTTTTTGCTTCTCTAAGGGTTCCCTATTAGACATTACACTGACCATTATGCTCCTCTATACGATTCTTGACATTACACTGACATTTCTACTAATCTAGGAGTGTCCCTGACATTACACTGATTTTTTGCTCCTCTAAAAGTGTCCCTGATGTTACCCTGACCTTGCTCCTTTAAGAGTGTCTCTGACTCTATCCTGATCTCTCTGTTTCTCTTGGAGTTCCCTGATACCTGGTATTACACTGACCTCTCTGTTTCTCTAAGAGTTTCATGACATTACACCGACAATTCTGTTGCTCTAGGAGTGTCCCTGACATTACACTGACCTTCTGTTCCTCTAGGAATGTCCCTGACATTACACTGACCTTTTTGTTCCTCTAGGAGGTCCCTGTACATCCTCTCCAGCTCATCCATCTTCCTGTTGTCCACCTGTAGTGATTCCACACCCTGGGATCGCACCAATTTGAGTTCATTCTTCAAGTGTTGGATATCTGCTGCATACTTTGTTAACTGGGGATTGTGGTCCATCTGGTATTTTAGTGTCTCTATTTCTGATCGCAAGTCTGCCTGTGTTAAGAGtctcaaaaatcaaattttgattcACTAATGAGAAATTCTATAGAGATACCCCCTTTCAACAATTACACCCATGTAATTCAAGTaagttattttcaaattttacataggttTAAAGATATTCAACCTTATGGTATGATATCAGCATACTTTAAactaaaataactttttaactCTTTAAAACTGTGGTGTTGcattaaaatgatatacaataaaaataatgatttttttcacttttgacttttatatttcaaagtgCATCTGTGatgcaaaacattttaatccttttacaaacatgtacatgtgcatattttaattcaaatcttTATGAGAAAGAGAAGTAATAAATGAAACCCAGAGAGTGCAGCAACTTTGGGACTATGCCGTACAATTGTTTCCTGTAACGCTGGCTCGACTTCCTGTTTCTCCTTGACGATTTTCTCCAGGCGAGCAATGTTGTTGTCCCTGAACTTGACAATCATCTTGTTGCTCTGTAAACACTTGTCTTTCTTGTTGCATATGTCCTGAAGTTGCTCTATTTTCTCTtgtaaaatctgaaaatatagTTATTTGTTCTACTCTTGATGAAACACTAGTTGGAACAAATTGTTTGGTATATTGATGTACTTTGTACTGGTGTATGTACAGTACGTGGAACAGCTTTAACCTATTAAATTGGGCAGTCGCTATGCCTcttggaaaattttaaattgggAAAACTATAGTGTTTGGCCTACTTTTTTGCTGACATATTAAACTTCATGCAAAATAGCTCTctttaaaagtaataaatattggGTTAACATCTACTGACTTGATTTTTCTGATCGGCCCTCTCCTTAAACAGCATACACCGCACAAATCTCTCCTTCCAATCGGAATCAGGTACAGAGCAGGTAGTTGATGAGGATGTTGCTGAAAACAAAAACCAATAATTACCAGGGATGTGATTGGTAGAGAAATCAAATCACTTGGTAGTCTGCTCTAAACTCAAGAAGTACCCAAATATAATCACTTAATAAACTTCAAGATCGGAatgctttgttttttaaaaattatcgtgGTATTTTCAACAATGTACTGTTGAGAGGATAACATCTCTTGTCACCGACatcatacaaaagaaaataaatgcaaaaaaataaccCAAGCAAACTGGATGAAGTGATTACATCAAATTGTTTAAGTACAATTGGGTTTAAGATTTCTACAATCTATgcagaaaaacaataaaaaaaagttttcaacaatCCACGGCCTACAAGATGTACATGTTAATCAAAAGCAAAATTAATGACAACCCTAACCTGTTtgaatacatatatgtaaatatatgtgaTCGTATGAAAAGGTACTGTCAGAGCAACATCTCATAAGTTTACGTGGAAAAATACTTACTACAAGTATGTTAAATCTACTTGCAAAAAAGTTGGAAAAGCAACAAACTTTCCATCATTTTCAATCGCACTGCTTTCTAATCTTATTTATACTGTGGAGTCATTTAAATTCGTGAaagccaattttcgtggattgtgggtttttggCTTATTcttggggatgtaatttcgtggatgcaccggttttcagtttcagtttcaaagataactctttctaaatttgtttcattgtggatgtaaattcgtgggggagggctacccacgaataccacggaaattgagccaccaccaattctaatgattccacagtacttgtACATGAAGCATCCAACTATTAAGTATATTTTTAGTGCAGTGTTAATTACCTGTGATACCTGTGAGACCTGGCTGGGCTGTGAGGTTTCCACTCATGAAGGCTGACAGCTGGTCCTTCAGTCGTTTTATTTCTTGTTGTAGGGACAGGACATTTCCTTGTGTGTCTTCATTCACAACAGCCTGAAAAAGAATGGAAAAACTCCTGTTTGATTAGAGgaacatatatgtattttgatCCAAGGAAAGGTGTTTTGTTAAACATACAATACTGgcaattcaaacaaaaatgattatacaaaaaaaaatcattgaatttttagaaatcaattatttaattgtGTATACGTTTAccttattttttatcaattttgctCGGCGAGCAAAATGTAGAGTTGATAGTGTTTCTCCAAAGGATCTACAAAACAAATCATCTGTTATGAAATCTTAATCAATCAATATTAAATCCAAAAGCATGTTAGAATAATCAATTTAAAGcacattatacaaatattatcATCACTTTAATACATATCTCTTTAAAACTTCACAGATTTGGTTAagatgtttaatttaaatactTGGGTAATGATATGATGTATCAATCCCCAAAAGTTAGACAAACATGATAAACAATGTAATTATGAACTATTCGTAAATTTCATTACAATAACTAAACAATGTACAACTGAATTTACGTTCATATTCAAAACAGCACTTACTTGGAGCCAGGATGGATACATGCAATGATATGTGTTTTAGCATTACCCCCAAGAGAATCCTGTAATAGCAATGAAAAAGAAAGTCAAAAAATAATCAAGACATAATATAtacttaattaatgaattaaactaTCACCTTGATAAAAAAGCCATATACAATGTGAATTATAAAACTGATAAAATAAAGGCCCCTTTGAGACAGTCCCTACTAAAAATTGGCAAAATGAAGCCTCTTTTAAGACGGTCCCTACCCTGAGGAGGAAGGTGAGTCGTGAGTCTCGGTAAGGAATGTGTCGAGATTTACCATGGGCGATGTCTACCAGCGACATTATGACGTTACCCAGAATGGACAAGCTTTTGTTTATACTTCCTGCCTCCTACAAACACAAATTTGACAGCAAGAGTGAAATGAACGTTAAAGTATAAAGGTACAGGAATGAAACAAaagatcaatataaaaaatctcTAAAGTTTTTCTGACAAAAGTACAATATTTCTGTTAgaccaaataatttttaacatgtatctagtatattttaaaaaaattcttcttatATTAACATACAAATCTATATACAGataaatatgattaatatttaaGTCATTCAAAAATCAGTCATGTCTActcaatacatacatgtataaatgtattgcATTTCACTGTGTAAGCTCATACTAATGTATCGCATATATTGCATTTAGAGtactttttaatatttctttcgaGAAACATTTGTTGgactttgtaaataaaaaaataactgccATTTACGTACGTACGTGTAAATGAATGTGaaaatgtaagtacatgtagagGCCTTTCTGATACCTTTAGTCTCTGTCCCACGGCATTAGTATCTTTCTGCCTTTCACTTCCAGCTAAATCCACTAAATTAAGCTGTGATTCTTTCATATTCTTCACCCCTTTCCCCTGTGGTTGCTAGAAAATATCCTCTAGCATTAATATCAAATGAAGAATCTCttgcaaattaaataaaaagtgaaattgAAACCTTCGAAAATAAATCAAGAGCCAGATGACATCAACACTGACTGTGCATTAAAACTCAAACattgaacatgtacatgtagtctaTGAGAATAACCTTAGACTCGATCTGTATGGTGAATACAGCATGACTTCTGGAGCTTTCTCGATTCATTGAAGTCGACGCTACTCTTCTGTTGATCCAACCAGATGTCAAAACCTGctcaaaaaaaatatacataatctGTAAATACACATCTGATTACAACTTACTCACTCTGACAAATGTATGTGTATCccaatttaattatttgaattaaaatacaatGCATGTTCGTGTGATTCCTACTACAATGTTTGTTAAGCATGATCCCCTTCTACAGAGACAGAGCAGGGACAACTCTCGTTTCCTATATAAATTTATGAgataaaataagacaaaaaaataatgcttCGTTTTTTAGGCCTAATGCTGCAGCAACATCTGTTACCCGGAAATTATATTGTCAGAGTAAAAAGTGATATaccttttcaattttaattaaaatatgaatattgagTTATTCCATTTGCTTATCatgcaataaaaattttaaagtatcTCAGGCTGATAAACTAAAGATATTTCTTTGCCTAACATGCATGTTGCCTGTCATACAGTATCTGAGTAAAGCCTCAGATTTGAAGCTGATAATAAAGAGAAATGAGGAAAGTTGGTTAGGGTTGGCTGACCTCGTAAGCCTCCAGTGCTGAGGTGACAGAGATTTCAGTGAGTCTGTCCACAAAGACCCCCTTCTTCATGTTCTCCCTCAGGTGGAGGGTCATCGTGGAGGGTTCCATCAGGTCATAGATCTGCTCATTGTAAATCTCCAGGAAGGAACACTTCAGGAGGAACTCTGAACCCTGGAATACATGGAAGAGGGAAATAATGTAATAATGCAATGTTTGATACTCTTTTTCGCAGCAACGTTATTTTGCGACTGATGCTTTTTCTGACagtgaagaaaatttttatcaatcaagaCAATCAAGGACTGATATGTGCAAATCATATTCGCAGCAATGAGATTCTCGCAAATCTCATCAAATTTtctcaaattcaaatgaatgTTCATTTACAATATCAACTGTCTGCTACACACATGtatgcaaaattttaatttgacaaCAGCAACTCTAACTCACATTCTATGCAACCCTTACAAATACAAGTTTTTCAACTTTTGTCAAATTAGGGTCTTTTTATTACAGAATAATGCCTGGATTCTTTATCATATACATCACTTGCTACTATGGGTTGTTACATTCCTTTatgagttacatgtacatgtatgtctcatTACATGTAACCAGCTTGATAAAACAATTGAGTTTTGATATTCACGTACATAATACAATTCTACagccccctaccttttcctgcTGCTCACTGATTAAGTTAAACAGATACTCAAAGCTTCTTGGAGTGACTCCTCTTAAATCATGCTGGAAATTTTCTACATCATCAGATGGCCCTACAGTTTGAATGTATGACTATAGACTGATGTACACACAAACAAGATCAGTTACTGAAATGCTGATATGATAGCacaaaggtacatgtagtacatattaatcaaaattaatctAATTATTGGTTTTTAGCTTTTAGGTTAATATGTTTTATAAGTTTTgtttataagtttttttttttagctttttagtttatagctgcacatttatttagtatacaGGTTGTTGATAAATACATGAATCCtatacatgaaataaaatttgttgatGATTTCATGAACATGTACAACATTTATTACTAGTATGTAAAGTAGTGTTATGTAGATAATCCTGTCTAAACAAGCCATCAACAATATTCCTTACCTATCATACTGTATGTTTTCCCACTTCCAGTCTGGCCACTGTAGAGAAGAATAAATTCATCATGAAAAAGACCTAAATACTACGTACTAGAATAAGAGCTGAACATACAACTGGTTTTCAAGTTCTAGCAGGGACGTATCAAGGTATTTTTTCTATAAAGCAATACCATATGGTATTGACTATTCTACTCACTAGGCAAATATCGTTCCATTGTATCCTTTGACACAGCTCTCAATGATTTTCTTCCCCATGATAGTAAAAACTGACTCCTGAAAcatgaaatttaatttataatacatgtttatcatcCAGTAAAgagattttaatttaatttttttttcaaatattcaaaaggtttttttccaattataaaacacatatttaaaaaaaaacttatttcacTTTGACAGCATATTCCTAACACTTTTGTTAAAACCATTCCTTACCTGAGTGTCTTCATGATCAGCGACATGGTCAAATGTGAATGTTTTGGGGTCAGGCTTACTCTGAACTATGACAGCTGTCTTATTGTCATTCACTGACACACATGGCTGACATCCACGGTCATTGTCATAGGAGTCTGGCGGACGAATTctgacaaaaactttaattgcGTCACCGTCACTGAAAAGTATAAGTCAGGGTTTGAGGAATTTCAATATTGATGTAATGCATAACATGCAacaatgtaataattttatatgttgtataaaattgaataatatcaTGCATCAATGTATCACAATTAACAATGTTGTTAATTCTGATATCCCATTCTATTAATTAGGTTATCAATTACAAAAACTTTGATAGTCATCAGTATATTGATTCGGATACATGATAAAACAAAACCATACCTTGCATCTGTTGAATTGTTGTCTGAAAAGCAAACATTTTATGAGTAAACATGGCATTAATCATGTTAATCAAAAACCATAAATACATACAACAATACTAGTATGTGCATCATTCACACACACATACAAAAGACATATAA is part of the Magallana gigas chromosome 3, xbMagGiga1.1, whole genome shotgun sequence genome and harbors:
- the LOC105318260 gene encoding kinesin-like protein KIF15 isoform X2, which translates into the protein MTADNNSTDASDGDAIKVFVRIRPPDSYDNDRGCQPCVSVNDNKTAVIVQSKPDPKTFTFDHVADHEDTQESVFTIMGKKIIESCVKGYNGTIFAYGQTGSGKTYSMIGPSDDVENFQHDLRGVTPRSFEYLFNLISEQQEKGSEFLLKCSFLEIYNEQIYDLMEPSTMTLHLRENMKKGVFVDRLTEISVTSALEAYEVLTSGWINRRVASTSMNRESSRSHAVFTIQIESKQPQGKGVKNMKESQLNLVDLAGSERQKDTNAVGQRLKEAGSINKSLSILGNVIMSLVDIAHGKSRHIPYRDSRLTFLLRDSLGGNAKTHIIACIHPGSKSFGETLSTLHFARRAKLIKNKAVVNEDTQGNVLSLQQEIKRLKDQLSAFMSGNLTAQPGLTATSSSTTCSVPDSDWKERFVRCMLFKERADQKNQILQEKIEQLQDICNKKDKCLQSNKMIVKFRDNNIARLEKIVKEKQEVEPALQETIADLRSEIETLKYQMDHNPQLTKYAADIQHLKNELKLVRSQGVESLQVDNRKMDELERMYRDLLEEQKGEEKPISQTPKLTPSAADNMSKATIEKYKSQVEKLTEENEEMKEKMKQAQDEWEKREMEQQSELASVRKAHADLKFVLESYQIRTQVEHDVMKERHLQVVKTITTPKKVVKKLRNREICAPCSTNSTPSLNDTIPFEENEGIFEQCEPETMTEEHHATLIEEIKQLQEQNGALNQRVMDMETETLQLQQHISKVDHQNAKLTEILERERALLSETTEKLNKLSKSLNQEMDEVKIKSQAFESENRDLKLILRQTEKELEDYKTKYKSQETIVQSQVGEFEDKLGALGLEFEKIQRINEEIIEDKQNLQETLATVQETLDYRECQVQELEEAIADLQKQKQDLQIQIQENLNQSDMNLKDKNKLYNELESTKHELVTVKVMLEQKDETLKTSTSEIQHLERIAAENQEFLSTLMKKIEDKNMEVANMKDTLDSQVRKGEELQAFLSEKEDRICVLESRNNELVLEGESKVEKISSLQEELDQAQENLHNFVSEHEKIEKELVAVKKLLEIKDEELVALRKENSGLFLQLDSSKMEDFKEQINLLKNSELSLQRVSEEIDKLMHDSPMSHRKAYREKRQLDEDRENRSPCKKFLSPVLRLADSERKNMRLSSSDSLNSLENQVLSLKKSALSEISSNRTVRPSEDFTDDSQMDLDQAFVKADSMQAYVSKPKQENMNDV
- the LOC105318260 gene encoding kinesin-like protein KIF15 isoform X1 codes for the protein MTADNNSTDASDGDAIKVFVRIRPPDSYDNDRGCQPCVSVNDNKTAVIVQSKPDPKTFTFDHVADHEDTQESVFTIMGKKIIESCVKGYNGTIFAYGQTGSGKTYSMIGPSDDVENFQHDLRGVTPRSFEYLFNLISEQQEKGSEFLLKCSFLEIYNEQIYDLMEPSTMTLHLRENMKKGVFVDRLTEISVTSALEAYEVLTSGWINRRVASTSMNRESSRSHAVFTIQIESKQPQGKGVKNMKESQLNLVDLAGSERQKDTNAVGQRLKEAGSINKSLSILGNVIMSLVDIAHGKSRHIPYRDSRLTFLLRDSLGGNAKTHIIACIHPGSKSFGETLSTLHFARRAKLIKNKAVVNEDTQGNVLSLQQEIKRLKDQLSAFMSGNLTAQPGLTGITATSSSTTCSVPDSDWKERFVRCMLFKERADQKNQILQEKIEQLQDICNKKDKCLQSNKMIVKFRDNNIARLEKIVKEKQEVEPALQETIADLRSEIETLKYQMDHNPQLTKYAADIQHLKNELKLVRSQGVESLQVDNRKMDELERMYRDLLEEQKGEEKPISQTPKLTPSAADNMSKATIEKYKSQVEKLTEENEEMKEKMKQAQDEWEKREMEQQSELASVRKAHADLKFVLESYQIRTQVEHDVMKERHLQVVKTITTPKKVVKKLRNREICAPCSTNSTPSLNDTIPFEENEGIFEQCEPETMTEEHHATLIEEIKQLQEQNGALNQRVMDMETETLQLQQHISKVDHQNAKLTEILERERALLSETTEKLNKLSKSLNQEMDEVKIKSQAFESENRDLKLILRQTEKELEDYKTKYKSQETIVQSQVGEFEDKLGALGLEFEKIQRINEEIIEDKQNLQETLATVQETLDYRECQVQELEEAIADLQKQKQDLQIQIQENLNQSDMNLKDKNKLYNELESTKHELVTVKVMLEQKDETLKTSTSEIQHLERIAAENQEFLSTLMKKIEDKNMEVANMKDTLDSQVRKGEELQAFLSEKEDRICVLESRNNELVLEGESKVEKISSLQEELDQAQENLHNFVSEHEKIEKELVAVKKLLEIKDEELVALRKENSGLFLQLDSSKMEDFKEQINLLKNSELSLQRVSEEIDKLMHDSPMSHRKAYREKRQLDEDRENRSPCKKFLSPVLRLADSERKNMRLSSSDSLNSLENQVLSLKKSALSEISSNRTVRPSEDFTDDSQMDLDQAFVKADSMQAYVSKPKQENMNDV